One Streptococcus gallolyticus subsp. gallolyticus DSM 16831 DNA window includes the following coding sequences:
- a CDS encoding flavin reductase family protein — MKKTFNTSKFYYAFPIFILGYKDEKFSYNITTCSSSFSLGDMVVIGMFKGSNAVKQISKFKEFTINIPTKEQGFLMEKAGFLTKRDKLTLLSVPYELSSVIDAPLLEKCPVSMECRVEQIQEFGEYVNFTAHIINRWCDETLLDTKGNFKSAIFSPIEYIGDEKRRVYRYLDDKNSDKLGTFIRSSKYD, encoded by the coding sequence ATGAAAAAAACGTTTAATACTTCAAAATTTTATTATGCTTTTCCGATTTTTATATTAGGTTATAAAGATGAAAAATTTTCCTATAACATTACGACATGCAGTTCATCGTTTAGTCTGGGTGATATGGTAGTTATTGGGATGTTTAAGGGGAGTAATGCAGTTAAGCAAATTAGTAAATTTAAAGAATTTACGATTAATATTCCAACTAAGGAACAAGGTTTTTTAATGGAAAAAGCCGGTTTCTTAACAAAAAGAGATAAGTTGACATTATTATCAGTTCCTTATGAATTATCCTCTGTAATAGATGCTCCATTATTAGAAAAATGCCCTGTATCTATGGAGTGTCGGGTAGAGCAGATTCAAGAATTTGGTGAGTATGTCAATTTTACAGCTCATATTATTAATCGTTGGTGTGATGAGACATTACTTGATACTAAAGGGAATTTTAAGAGTGCTATATTCTCTCCAATTGAGTATATTGGTGATGAAAAGCGACGTGTTTATCGTTATTTAGATGACAAGAATAGTGATAAACTAGGAACTTTTATAAGGAGTTCAAAATATGATTAA
- a CDS encoding GNAT family N-acetyltransferase — protein MIKILGQIKDSKRPDIETERLYLRPRLVSDAEDIFAYASLPEVTWPAGFPPAESVEAEAYYLENIMPKRWVERKVPSGYGICLKGTNKVIGSVDFNKRHADDVLEMGYLLHPDYWGQGLVPEAARALLEVGFTLLNLHKIEIECYGYNKASQRIAEKLGFTLEARIRDRKDAQGKRCDLLRYGLLKSEWEGR, from the coding sequence ATGATTAAAATTTTAGGTCAGATTAAGGACAGTAAACGTCCTGATATTGAGACAGAACGGCTATATTTACGCCCACGTCTGGTCTCAGATGCTGAGGATATTTTTGCTTATGCGAGCTTGCCAGAAGTGACTTGGCCAGCTGGTTTTCCACCTGCAGAAAGTGTGGAAGCAGAGGCATATTATCTTGAAAACATTATGCCAAAGCGCTGGGTTGAGCGAAAGGTGCCGTCTGGTTATGGTATTTGCTTAAAAGGGACAAATAAAGTCATTGGCTCGGTTGATTTTAATAAGCGCCATGCTGATGATGTTCTTGAAATGGGCTATCTGCTTCATCCAGATTATTGGGGTCAAGGACTCGTGCCAGAAGCTGCGCGTGCGTTGTTGGAAGTTGGATTTACCCTACTCAATCTCCACAAAATTGAAATTGAATGTTATGGTTACAACAAAGCAAGCCAACGTATTGCTGAAAAACTAGGTTTCACCCTCGAAGCTCGAATCCGTGACCGCAAAGACGCACAAGGAAAACGTTGTGACCTATTGCGCTACGGACTATTAAAAAGTGAGTGGGAGGGGAGATGA
- a CDS encoding ribosome-binding factor A: MIIENSILTEEQIKGIDEKYSHLKDTDVIESLGRYEMDSEQNNLVITEFPINKEDLIEISNQISNIQQEFERLKVMYKMFISDVFDFLKLNSELEKKNKVTNELDVNRFMMHLLSSGKLFVDFAENQIKTKHRQKFKKFHKLTSQQYDNSFAYRFCYNLRNFSQHVGIPISALHKKQDYVDDEKAIISLWIEKDYLLNSSFNWKKLRNEIEARNDIDAVELVKSYMEAITILYGEYNKFLLNIHHCNLINLKLSLENFGLVHKKYCIVERTKYNLKYNPANITTRPLLGLADIDAIYAHLSEIGIVKLVNKE, encoded by the coding sequence ATGATTATAGAAAATTCTATTTTAACAGAAGAACAAATAAAAGGAATCGATGAAAAATATTCTCATTTGAAAGATACTGATGTTATTGAAAGTCTGGGACGCTATGAAATGGATTCTGAACAAAATAATTTGGTTATTACTGAATTTCCAATTAATAAGGAAGATTTAATAGAAATTTCTAATCAAATTTCCAACATTCAACAGGAATTTGAAAGACTTAAAGTAATGTATAAAATGTTTATTTCGGACGTTTTTGATTTTTTGAAGTTGAATTCTGAGTTAGAGAAGAAAAATAAGGTGACTAATGAGCTTGATGTAAATCGTTTCATGATGCACTTACTTTCTAGTGGAAAATTATTTGTTGATTTTGCTGAAAATCAGATAAAAACAAAACATAGGCAAAAATTTAAAAAATTTCATAAACTTACTAGTCAACAATATGACAATAGTTTTGCTTATCGATTTTGCTATAATCTTAGAAATTTTTCACAACATGTTGGAATTCCAATCTCTGCACTTCATAAGAAACAAGATTACGTCGATGACGAAAAGGCAATTATTAGTCTTTGGATTGAAAAAGACTATTTATTAAATTCTAGTTTCAATTGGAAAAAATTGCGCAATGAAATAGAGGCAAGAAATGATATTGATGCAGTTGAGTTGGTTAAATCTTATATGGAAGCAATTACGATTTTATATGGTGAATATAATAAATTTCTTTTGAATATACACCATTGTAATTTAATAAATTTAAAACTTTCACTTGAAAATTTTGGATTAGTACATAAAAAATACTGTATAGTTGAAAGAACAAAATACAATTTAAAGTACAATCCAGCTAATATCACAACAAGACCTTTACTGGGATTAGCAGATATTGATGCAATTTATGCGCATCTTAGTGAAATTGGAATTGTAAAACTAGTTAATAAAGAATAA
- a CDS encoding valine--tRNA ligase, which produces MSKELSPKYNPAEVEAGRYQKWLDEDVFKPSGDKKAHPYSIVIPPPNVTGKLHLGHAWDTTLQDIIIRQKRMQGFDTLWLPGMDHAGIATQAKVEARLAEDGISRYDLGREKFLDKVWKWKDEYASTIKQQWGKMGISVDYSRERFTLDEGLSKAVRKVFVELYKKGWIYRGEFIINWDPKARTALSDIEVIHKDVEGAFYHMNYMLEDGSRSLEVATTRPETMFGDVAVAVNPNDDRYKDLIGQNVILPIVNKAIPIVGDEHADPEFGTGVVKITPAHDPNDFLVGQRHNLPQVNVMNDDGTMNELAGEFAGMDRFEARKAVVKKLEEIGALVEIEKMVHSVGHSERTGVPVEPRLSTQWFVKMDQLAKNAIANQDTDDEVKFYPPRFNDTFLQWMENVHDWVISRQLWWGHQIPAWYNAEGEMYVGEEAPEGDGWTQDEDVLDTWFSSALWPFSTMGWPDTEAEDFKRYFPTSTLVTGYDIIFFWVSRMIFQSLEFTGRRPFENVLIHGLIRDEQGRKMSKSLGNGIDPMDVIEKYGADALRWFLSNGSAPGQDVRFSYEKMDAAWNFINKIWNISRYILMNNEDLTLDQASANVDKVVAGTAGNVTDRWILHNLNETIAKVTENFDKFEFGVAGHILYNFIWDEFADWYVELTKEVLYSDNEDEKVITRSVLLYTLDKILRLLHPIMPFVTEEIFEQISEGSIVTAEYPTVNPTFENEAAHKGVESLKDLIRAVRNARSEVNVAPSKPITLLVKTSDKELEDFFNSNVNYIKRFTNPEKLEISSAIEAPELAMSSVITGAEIFLPLADLLNVEEELARLDKELAKWQKELDMVARKLGNEKFVANAKPEVVQKERDKQVDYQAKYDATVARIEDMKKLVK; this is translated from the coding sequence ATGTCAAAAGAACTTTCACCAAAATATAACCCAGCTGAGGTTGAGGCTGGGCGTTATCAAAAATGGTTAGATGAGGATGTTTTCAAGCCTTCTGGCGATAAGAAAGCTCATCCGTATTCTATCGTTATTCCACCACCAAACGTAACTGGTAAACTTCACCTTGGTCACGCTTGGGATACTACTTTGCAAGATATTATTATCCGTCAAAAACGTATGCAAGGTTTTGATACTTTATGGCTTCCTGGTATGGACCATGCGGGGATTGCAACACAAGCAAAAGTTGAGGCACGTCTTGCTGAAGATGGTATCTCACGTTACGACCTTGGTCGTGAAAAATTCCTTGATAAAGTCTGGAAATGGAAAGATGAATACGCATCAACAATCAAACAACAATGGGGTAAAATGGGTATCTCTGTTGATTATTCACGTGAACGTTTCACCCTTGATGAAGGATTGTCAAAAGCGGTTCGTAAAGTCTTTGTTGAACTTTATAAAAAAGGTTGGATTTATCGTGGTGAATTTATCATCAACTGGGATCCAAAAGCTCGTACAGCCCTTTCTGATATCGAAGTTATCCACAAAGATGTCGAAGGTGCTTTCTACCACATGAACTACATGTTGGAAGATGGTTCACGTAGCCTTGAAGTTGCCACAACTCGTCCTGAAACAATGTTCGGTGACGTAGCCGTTGCGGTTAACCCAAATGATGACCGTTACAAAGATTTGATTGGTCAAAATGTTATCCTTCCAATCGTTAACAAAGCTATTCCAATCGTCGGTGATGAACACGCTGACCCAGAATTTGGTACTGGTGTAGTTAAAATCACTCCAGCACACGACCCTAATGACTTCTTAGTTGGTCAACGTCATAACTTGCCACAAGTCAACGTCATGAATGATGACGGTACAATGAACGAACTTGCTGGTGAATTTGCTGGTATGGACCGCTTTGAAGCTCGCAAAGCTGTTGTTAAAAAATTGGAAGAAATCGGTGCGCTTGTTGAAATCGAAAAAATGGTTCACAGCGTTGGTCATTCAGAACGTACTGGTGTGCCAGTTGAGCCACGTTTGTCAACACAATGGTTCGTTAAAATGGACCAATTGGCTAAAAATGCCATTGCTAACCAAGACACTGATGACGAAGTAAAATTCTACCCACCACGTTTCAACGATACTTTCCTACAATGGATGGAAAACGTTCACGACTGGGTTATCTCTCGTCAATTATGGTGGGGTCACCAAATTCCTGCATGGTACAATGCTGAAGGTGAAATGTACGTCGGTGAAGAAGCTCCAGAAGGTGACGGATGGACTCAAGACGAAGATGTGCTTGATACTTGGTTTAGTTCAGCACTATGGCCATTCTCAACAATGGGTTGGCCTGACACAGAAGCAGAGGACTTCAAACGTTACTTCCCAACATCTACATTGGTAACTGGTTATGACATCATCTTCTTCTGGGTATCACGTATGATTTTCCAATCATTGGAATTCACAGGACGCCGTCCATTTGAAAACGTGCTTATTCATGGTCTTATTCGTGACGAGCAAGGACGTAAAATGTCTAAATCACTTGGTAACGGTATTGACCCAATGGATGTTATCGAGAAATACGGTGCTGACGCGCTTCGTTGGTTCTTATCAAACGGTTCTGCACCAGGTCAAGACGTTCGTTTCTCTTACGAAAAAATGGACGCCGCTTGGAACTTCATTAACAAAATCTGGAACATTTCTCGTTACATTTTGATGAACAATGAAGACCTTACACTTGACCAAGCTAGCGCAAATGTTGACAAAGTTGTTGCTGGTACGGCTGGTAACGTAACTGACCGCTGGATTCTTCACAACTTGAATGAAACAATTGCTAAAGTTACTGAAAACTTTGATAAATTTGAATTTGGTGTGGCTGGTCATATCCTTTACAACTTCATCTGGGATGAATTTGCTGACTGGTACGTTGAATTGACAAAAGAAGTGCTTTACAGTGACAATGAAGATGAAAAAGTTATCACTCGTTCAGTTCTTCTTTACACCCTTGATAAGATTCTTCGTTTGCTTCACCCAATCATGCCATTTGTTACTGAAGAAATCTTTGAACAAATTTCTGAAGGTTCAATCGTAACAGCTGAATACCCAACAGTTAACCCAACGTTTGAAAATGAAGCTGCGCATAAAGGTGTTGAAAGTCTTAAAGACCTTATCCGTGCTGTCCGTAACGCACGTAGCGAGGTGAATGTTGCTCCAAGTAAACCAATCACACTTCTTGTGAAAACAAGTGATAAAGAATTGGAAGACTTCTTTAACAGCAATGTGAACTATATCAAGCGCTTCACAAATCCTGAAAAACTAGAAATTTCTTCTGCCATTGAAGCACCAGAATTGGCGATGTCTAGCGTTATCACAGGTGCTGAAATCTTCTTGCCACTTGCTGACCTTCTAAATGTTGAAGAAGAATTGGCACGTCTTGATAAAGAACTTGCTAAATGGCAAAAAGAATTGGATATGGTTGCACGCAAACTTGGCAACGAAAAATTCGTTGCTAACGCTAAACCAGAAGTTGTCCAAAAAGAACGCGACAAACAAGTCGACTATCAAGCTAAATACGACGCAACAGTCGCTCGTATCGAAGACATGAAAAAATTGGTGAAATAA
- a CDS encoding NERD domain-containing protein: MIEKFSYNLHEYDGLVKIKTNKSLDRLSNDFLLKLDGKSIQDIIHILKVSNIVGDLSLGKIHDYREVLLKRTNNYVRHNFSKEDISVWEDFYTQVIMLNQLYKLFLQKREEYFEENVIKSKLSINLLLVCLEKVLRDYSSNQLIKSDIEDFEKLSHIRDILKGYAAEILKYFMFIDKEKNISHQIYSERDVNTVCEHFTFYDTYESIKDIMEYFRFSQINVSLDDKFSIEILDREFNESVLVSNFREKGSRNSSYNHLVSNLHRSNLNLTKNSQELFSVQELTKIFGTDWKNMELGGISLYHLHKAYLYISELCDEKLKKSSKINQLYKMCIVKKKIEWINKLARFLNVSKDYSQKIIDYLTFSNASYDLIDTPFIELEDSLIIVPSISEGTSIAYAIISNFSKHLGEISELSKKGYVLENKIANKLKEAKITFVSNIKDNLDGEDYEIDHIFVINKTIYFVECKTLPFPYTVKEHAEQQCQIFQYLRKFSRNVKHFLEKKELFISDLRLNSADDIRVEKIFVTSTMRGNSDNYNGINIVDESAFSSFLSRQAPMVWDPTNGKKVLEQNISYYKGEITTHKLSQFFKKPASILSMRDKMGIRREDYLTHSLRSYELVKNSQYLFLNKKWR, from the coding sequence ATGATTGAAAAATTTTCCTATAATCTTCATGAATATGATGGATTAGTTAAAATAAAAACTAACAAAAGTTTAGATAGACTAAGCAACGATTTTCTTCTTAAATTAGATGGAAAATCAATTCAAGATATAATTCATATTTTGAAAGTTAGTAATATTGTTGGTGATTTAAGTCTCGGAAAAATTCATGACTATAGGGAAGTTTTGTTAAAAAGAACAAATAACTATGTAAGACATAATTTTTCTAAGGAAGATATTAGTGTTTGGGAGGATTTCTATACGCAAGTAATAATGTTGAACCAGTTATATAAACTTTTTTTACAAAAAAGGGAGGAATATTTTGAAGAAAATGTTATAAAATCAAAGCTTAGTATAAATTTATTATTAGTATGTCTTGAAAAGGTTTTAAGAGATTATTCGAGTAATCAATTGATAAAAAGTGATATTGAAGATTTTGAAAAATTATCGCATATTAGAGATATTTTAAAAGGTTATGCGGCTGAGATTTTAAAATATTTTATGTTCATCGATAAAGAAAAAAATATTTCTCATCAAATCTACTCCGAGAGAGATGTGAATACAGTATGTGAGCATTTTACTTTTTATGATACATATGAATCGATTAAAGATATTATGGAATATTTTAGATTTTCCCAAATTAATGTCTCGTTGGATGACAAATTTAGTATTGAAATATTAGACAGAGAATTTAATGAGAGTGTGTTAGTTTCTAATTTTAGGGAGAAGGGGTCTAGGAATAGTAGTTATAACCATTTAGTTAGTAATTTACATAGATCAAATTTGAATCTAACAAAAAACAGTCAAGAATTGTTTTCCGTACAAGAATTAACAAAGATATTTGGAACTGATTGGAAAAATATGGAATTAGGAGGAATCTCACTCTATCACCTACATAAAGCATATTTATACATCTCGGAACTATGTGATGAAAAATTAAAAAAATCTAGTAAGATTAATCAACTTTATAAGATGTGTATCGTAAAAAAGAAGATAGAATGGATTAATAAATTAGCTCGTTTTCTTAATGTCTCTAAAGACTACTCACAAAAAATTATTGATTATTTAACTTTTAGCAATGCATCATACGATTTAATTGATACCCCTTTCATTGAATTAGAAGATAGTTTAATAATAGTTCCATCAATATCTGAAGGTACTTCTATTGCATATGCAATCATATCGAATTTTTCAAAGCACTTAGGTGAAATTAGCGAATTATCTAAAAAAGGTTATGTCCTTGAGAATAAAATTGCAAACAAATTGAAAGAAGCAAAAATAACTTTTGTATCAAATATAAAAGATAATCTAGATGGAGAAGACTATGAAATAGATCACATATTTGTAATTAATAAAACTATATATTTCGTAGAATGTAAGACTCTTCCTTTTCCCTATACTGTTAAAGAACATGCTGAACAGCAATGTCAAATTTTTCAGTATTTAAGGAAATTTTCGAGAAATGTAAAACATTTTTTAGAGAAAAAGGAATTATTTATTAGTGATTTACGTTTGAATAGCGCAGATGATATAAGAGTAGAGAAGATATTTGTTACTTCTACAATGCGAGGAAATAGTGATAACTATAATGGTATAAATATTGTAGATGAATCAGCATTTTCATCCTTTCTTTCTAGACAAGCTCCTATGGTTTGGGATCCCACTAATGGTAAAAAAGTACTAGAACAAAATATTTCATATTACAAAGGTGAGATAACAACTCATAAGCTTAGTCAATTTTTTAAAAAGCCCGCTTCTATTTTATCTATGAGAGATAAAATGGGAATTCGGAGAGAAGATTATTTAACACATTCGTTAAGAAGTTATGAGCTTGTTAAAAATAGCCAATATTTATTTTTGAATAAAAAGTGGAGATAA
- a CDS encoding MmcQ/YjbR family DNA-binding protein: protein MSFESDIFRKKRVVFERLVPFGFQKSQGGYEFRETILDGAFEVRVHVAAGGEVSTHVIDTDLNEEYLAIHVAQAMGNFVGQVREAYLAVLERVATACFEALPFLNPQTNRLAHYLQATYGDMYDHPFEKYPEFSSYRYPQNHKWYALIMTVARGKLDLGDETWSKEALEQKIEIINIKVNPKDLPRLLEISGIYPSYHMSKKSWVSLVLDETVSDDLLFSLVENSRALVAGKSLGSLSGPDYWIIPANLKYYDIDAEFAANSIINWTQKASIKAGDYVAIYITAPTRALRYLCRVLESDIPNSGYREEKSIKKLIKIELLQTFSDSQFPIAVLKECGVTNIRGPRRMTKELITLIDSNIKS from the coding sequence ATGTCATTTGAATCGGATATTTTTAGGAAGAAGCGGGTGGTGTTTGAGCGCTTGGTACCGTTTGGTTTTCAGAAATCACAGGGTGGTTATGAGTTCCGCGAAACTATTTTGGACGGCGCTTTTGAAGTGCGTGTTCATGTTGCGGCAGGTGGGGAGGTGTCAACTCATGTGATTGATACTGATTTGAACGAGGAATATCTTGCCATTCATGTGGCGCAAGCAATGGGAAATTTTGTTGGGCAAGTCAGAGAAGCTTATCTTGCGGTGCTTGAACGTGTGGCGACAGCTTGCTTTGAAGCTCTGCCATTTCTCAATCCACAAACCAATCGTCTCGCACACTACTTGCAAGCGACATATGGCGACATGTATGACCATCCTTTTGAAAAATATCCTGAGTTTTCGTCTTACCGTTATCCGCAGAATCATAAGTGGTATGCGTTGATTATGACGGTTGCGCGTGGAAAGTTGGATTTGGGCGATGAAACGTGGTCAAAAGAGGCATTGGAACAGAAAATCGAGATTATTAATATCAAAGTTAACCCCAAAGACTTGCCCCGATTGCTTGAAATAAGCGGCATTTACCCGTCTTACCATATGAGCAAGAAATCGTGGGTGTCGCTAGTGCTGGACGAGACGGTTTCGGATGATTTGCTTTTTTCTTTGGTGGAAAATAGCAGAGCTTTAGTTGCAGGGAAAAGTCTTGGAAGCTTATCTGGGCCTGATTATTGGATTATCCCTGCCAATCTGAAATATTACGATATCGATGCGGAATTTGCTGCAAATTCGATTATTAATTGGACACAAAAAGCCAGTATTAAAGCGGGTGATTATGTTGCCATTTATATTACGGCACCAACACGCGCCCTTCGCTACCTTTGCCGTGTCTTAGAATCCGACATTCCAAATAGCGGTTATCGGGAAGAAAAATCAATTAAAAAATTAATAAAAATTGAGCTATTGCAAACTTTTTCGGATAGCCAATTTCCAATCGCTGTGCTGAAAGAATGTGGTGTCACTAACATTCGTGGACCACGCCGTATGACAAAAGAATTAATTACCTTGATTGATTCGAACATAAAATCGTGA
- a CDS encoding MFS transporter — MKKVEQKNASLLVSSSAISKIGDVLFDYVNNSFLASLNMNSMVLVGVYQSLENIMGVLFNLFGGVIADRFRRKKIIILSDFLSGLACIALSFISDNTWLIYAIIAANVFLAFLSSFSTPAYNAFTKEVVEKDNIALLNSYLQTAATVVKIVIPIVAVGVYRLIGIHGALLLDGVSFILSSIIVAFVSPILEENTKNSHFSMASIFQDLISGFRYLAQKRQVSVLIALSASVNFFMAAYNLLLPYSNQMFPKITENIYGTFLTAEAVGGLIGALISGRVNKKLSTDLLMTFLAVAGLFLGLAPILYHIFPNVVFLALSPAFCSIFLTVFNIHSFSLVQREVDSDYLGRVLGIVFTIAVLFMPLGTAIFTIILRPDYEFNYLFVGLAVIILSFIFLVLLRKTNDKE; from the coding sequence ATGAAAAAAGTAGAACAGAAAAACGCTAGTTTGCTTGTTTCAAGCAGCGCCATTTCAAAAATTGGGGACGTTTTATTTGATTATGTTAACAATTCATTCTTAGCTAGCTTGAATATGAATTCAATGGTGTTAGTTGGGGTATATCAATCACTTGAAAACATTATGGGAGTCCTTTTTAATCTTTTTGGTGGTGTGATTGCTGACCGTTTTCGTCGAAAGAAAATCATCATTTTGAGCGATTTTTTAAGTGGTCTAGCTTGTATAGCCTTGTCATTTATCAGTGATAATACATGGTTAATTTATGCGATTATTGCAGCCAATGTGTTTTTGGCATTTTTATCATCTTTTTCAACACCTGCTTATAACGCTTTTACGAAAGAAGTGGTGGAAAAAGACAATATTGCTCTACTAAATTCTTACTTGCAAACAGCGGCTACGGTTGTCAAGATTGTGATTCCAATCGTTGCGGTCGGCGTTTATCGCTTGATAGGTATTCATGGTGCTCTGCTTTTGGATGGTGTTTCCTTTATATTATCAAGCATCATTGTAGCCTTTGTTTCTCCGATTTTAGAAGAAAATACAAAAAACAGTCATTTTTCAATGGCTAGTATTTTTCAGGATTTAATCAGTGGCTTTCGTTATTTGGCACAAAAACGCCAAGTTTCGGTTTTGATTGCTCTATCGGCTTCTGTGAATTTTTTTATGGCTGCTTATAATCTATTACTGCCTTACAGCAACCAAATGTTCCCGAAAATTACTGAGAATATTTACGGAACATTTTTGACAGCTGAAGCGGTTGGTGGGCTTATTGGTGCTCTTATCAGCGGTAGGGTTAATAAAAAATTATCAACTGACTTGTTAATGACTTTCTTGGCAGTTGCTGGTTTATTTCTTGGTTTAGCACCAATTTTGTATCATATTTTTCCAAATGTTGTTTTTCTGGCGCTATCACCAGCTTTTTGTAGTATCTTTTTGACGGTCTTTAACATTCATTCTTTTTCGCTTGTTCAAAGAGAAGTTGATAGCGATTATTTGGGGCGTGTTTTGGGAATTGTCTTTACAATAGCGGTGCTCTTTATGCCTCTTGGAACAGCTATTTTTACAATCATATTGCGCCCAGACTATGAATTTAATTATTTATTCGTTGGCTTGGCGGTAATCATCTTATCTTTCATTTTCTTGGTTTTACTACGCAAAACGAATGATAAAGAATAA
- the asnA gene encoding aspartate--ammonia ligase — MKKSFIHQQQEISFVKNTFTQYLIDKLDIVEVQGPILSQVGDGMQDNLNGIENPVSVHVKRIPDAEYEVVHSLAKWKRHTLARFGFNEGEGLFVHMKALRPDEEELDPIHSIYVDQWDWEKVIPNGRRNIEYLKETVEQVYKAIRLTELAVEARFDIEAVLPKKITFIHTEELVERYPDLTPKERENAAAKEFGAIFLIGIGGILPDGQRHDGRAPDYDDWTSESENGYHGLNGDIIVWNEALDSAFELSSMGIRVDEEALKRQVKITGDEDRLQLEWHKALLNGLFPLTIGGGIGQSRMAMFLLRKKHIGEVQSSVWPKEVRDTYENIL; from the coding sequence ATGAAGAAAAGCTTTATTCATCAACAGCAGGAGATTTCTTTTGTCAAGAATACTTTCACTCAATATTTGATTGATAAACTTGACATCGTTGAAGTGCAAGGACCTATTCTCAGTCAGGTCGGGGATGGTATGCAAGATAATTTGAATGGTATTGAAAATCCCGTATCAGTGCACGTAAAACGTATTCCTGATGCTGAATATGAAGTTGTTCATTCACTTGCTAAGTGGAAACGTCATACCTTAGCACGTTTTGGCTTCAATGAAGGAGAAGGGCTTTTCGTACACATGAAAGCTCTCCGACCAGACGAAGAAGAATTAGATCCAATCCACTCTATTTATGTTGACCAATGGGATTGGGAAAAAGTTATTCCAAATGGTCGTCGCAACATCGAATATTTGAAAGAAACAGTTGAACAAGTTTATAAGGCTATTCGTTTGACAGAATTGGCTGTTGAAGCTCGTTTTGATATCGAAGCTGTTTTGCCTAAGAAAATCACATTCATCCACACAGAAGAATTGGTAGAACGTTATCCAGATTTGACACCGAAAGAACGTGAAAATGCTGCCGCTAAAGAATTTGGAGCAATTTTCCTTATCGGTATTGGTGGTATTTTGCCAGATGGTCAACGTCATGATGGTCGTGCACCTGACTACGATGACTGGACTTCTGAATCAGAAAATGGTTACCACGGTCTTAATGGTGATATCATTGTTTGGAATGAAGCTTTGGATTCTGCCTTTGAATTGTCATCAATGGGTATTCGTGTTGACGAGGAAGCTCTCAAACGTCAAGTTAAAATCACTGGTGACGAAGATCGTTTGCAACTAGAATGGCATAAAGCTCTTCTTAATGGTCTCTTCCCACTTACTATTGGTGGTGGTATCGGTCAATCTCGTATGGCAATGTTCTTGCTCCGTAAGAAACATATCGGAGAAGTTCAATCAAGTGTTTGGCCAAAAGAAGTTCGTGACACTTACGAAAATATTCTTTAA
- the rsmD gene encoding 16S rRNA (guanine(966)-N(2))-methyltransferase RsmD, with protein sequence MRVVAGKFGGRPLKTLDGKITRPTTDKVKGAIFNMIGPFFDGGRVLDLFSGSGSLAIEAISRGMDEAVLVERNRQAQAIILENIKMTKSEQQFHLLKMDANKAIGVVSGPFDLVLLDPPYAKEEIVKNITELEEAGLLSEDVMLVCETDKAVDLPEEISNFGIWKQKTYGISKVTVYVR encoded by the coding sequence ATGAGAGTTGTAGCAGGAAAATTTGGTGGGCGTCCTTTAAAGACGCTAGATGGAAAAATTACGCGCCCGACAACAGATAAGGTTAAAGGTGCTATTTTTAATATGATTGGTCCATTTTTTGATGGTGGACGTGTTTTAGATTTGTTTTCTGGTAGTGGAAGTTTAGCGATTGAAGCTATTTCACGCGGAATGGATGAAGCTGTATTGGTTGAACGCAATCGTCAAGCGCAAGCTATTATTTTAGAAAATATCAAAATGACAAAGTCTGAGCAGCAATTTCATTTGTTAAAAATGGATGCTAATAAGGCAATTGGCGTTGTCAGCGGACCGTTTGATTTGGTGCTTTTAGACCCACCATATGCTAAGGAAGAAATTGTCAAAAATATTACGGAATTAGAAGAAGCAGGGCTTTTGTCTGAGGATGTCATGCTGGTTTGTGAGACGGATAAGGCTGTTGATTTACCAGAAGAAATTTCAAATTTTGGCATCTGGAAACAAAAAACATATGGCATTAGTAAGGTTACGGTATATGTTAGGTAG